The DNA window GAATGGCAAGCCACGTCTCTCAAGCACACTATTACGTAATGAAACTTTTCAGGCGATGGAAGGACATCCTGAACGCTATCGTCGTAACTGGCAGTTGATCGCCGGTGAGCTCCAGCACTTTGGTGGCGATAGCATCGCCAATACGCTTCGTCGTCACGGCAAGTTCTATCGAGCAATCCTGCTGGATGTTTGCAAACGATTGAAAGTCAAAGCTGATAAACAAATGTCCACACCTGAAATTGAGCAACATCTGTTGGAACACTTCCTGGAACATAGTTGGAAGAAGATGGATGACCAACAGAAAGCCGATTTCTTCACTGCCGTGGAGTGTCGAGTCAAAGAGCAAAAAGAGCTACTTCCCCATCTGCTCCAGACACATAAGCTGGCACAAGGGGTCTCGCATATTCTTGAAGCACGCTTGACGAAAATTCTCCGCACCCACGCTGCGGTCAGCGTTATCGGTCATGGTTTAGTCCGTGGAGCAGGGCTTGGCGGTCCCCTCGGCGCAGCGGTTAATGGTGTAAAAGCCGTTAGCGGTAGCGCTTATCGAGTCACCATCCCGGCAGTGCTCCACGTCGCTTGTTTAAGGCGAATGGCCAGGCTTCATCAGGCAGAATAATAAATTGGTGAAAAATACCCCGCCAGATCATAGACAGTGCAGCAAGTCCTCATTATTATGCCGCGCCCTGTCACTAAGTGGCAGGGTAATGCTTCCCTTTCTAATCAATATTTTGAGGAATTATGGGCAACACTAAGTTGGCTAATCCGGCACCGCTGGGCCTTATGGGCTTCGGCATGACCACTATTTTGCTTAACCTGGCGAATAGCGGCCTGTTCGCGTTCGATGTAGCTATCCTGGCGATGGGCATTTTTTACGGCGGTATTGCGCAGATTTTTGCCGGCCTGCTGGAATTTAAAAAAGGCAACACCTTTGGTTTAACCGCATTTACGTCCTACGGTGCCTTTTGGTTGACGCTAGTCGCGATTCTTCTGATGCCGAAAATGGGCCTTGCTGAAGCGCCTAACGCGCACTTCCTCGGCATGTATCTCGGCCTGTGGGGAGTCTTTACCCTGTTTATGTTCTTTGGCACCCTGAAAGCCGCACGCATGCTGCAGTTTGTTTTCCTGAGCCTGACCGTGCTGTTTGCTCTGCTGGCGATTGGTCACCTGGTCGATAACGAAGGCATCGTTAAGATTGCTGGTTGGGTGGGTCTGGTCTGCGGTGCTAGC is part of the Klebsiella huaxiensis genome and encodes:
- the satP gene encoding acetate uptake transporter, giving the protein MGNTKLANPAPLGLMGFGMTTILLNLANSGLFAFDVAILAMGIFYGGIAQIFAGLLEFKKGNTFGLTAFTSYGAFWLTLVAILLMPKMGLAEAPNAHFLGMYLGLWGVFTLFMFFGTLKAARMLQFVFLSLTVLFALLAIGHLVDNEGIVKIAGWVGLVCGASAIYLAMGEVLNEQFGRTVLPIGEKH